The Polyangium aurulentum genomic interval GTCCCGGTGGGCTTTTGCGCCTGGAAGCGGATCTGCGCCTCGAGGTCCGGGTTGGTGATGGTCACCGTCGCGTCCTTCGAGCAGACCACTTCCTTCTTCGGGGCCGGCGCGGCGGTGGCCGTGGCGGTCGGCGCCGCGCCGGCCGTCGTGGGCGCGGGCGTGGGCGCGGCGGCGGCGGTGGCCGTGGGCTTCGTGGCGGCGCCTTCGGGCTTTTTTTCGTCGCAGCCCGCGAGCAGCGGCAGAAGGAGGAGCGAGGTGGCGAGGAGCAGGGCCTTCGAGCGACCGATCATCGGCGCGATGCTACCTCGCTCGCGGCAGGAGCGGTAGCGCGATGCGTTCGTCGGGGCTCCCTACTGGGCGCATCCGAGCCTCTGCAGGTGGACCTTGGAGCTCTGCTCGGCCTCGGACCAGAGCGAGTACGCGAGCAGCACGTCGCTTCCCGTGGGCGAGCCGAGCACCGAGATCGCTTGCATCAGGGAATCTTTGACCTCGAACGATCCCTTCGCGACCGCCGCGCCCGTGCCGTCGAGCCGGCGCACCTCGATGCGCGTCGGGATCTGGGATACGTCGGCCCACGCGACCACGAGGTCGTCGCCCAGGCGATCGGCGCCGATCGCGCCCGTGTGCAGGTTGAAGCCCTCGGCGAGCTTCCACGGCCCCGCAGCGAAGTTCCCGTCGTCATCGAGCCGCGCCGCCTGGACGGTGCCCGGGTCTCCCTGAAAAGCAAACCGGCTCCAGACCACCCACGCCCCGTCGCTTCGCCCCGCCATCGCGATCCCGTCGACCTGAGAGTAACCGTCATCGACAGCGCCGAGCATCGCGGTCGTCGGATTGCCCGTGATCTTGGCGATCACGAGCCGGTTCGAGAATGGGAATCCAGGCTCGAGGCCGCCTGCGCAGCCCGCGAGTTCCAGCGGCGTCGTGCCGCTCCCGAACGCGACGAGGGCGCCCCCCTTCACGGCCTCGCCATCGGCAGCGGCGCCGCCTTGCGAGCATCCGAGGGGCACCATCCACGCGAGCATGGGCCCCGCGAGCGTCAGTGCCGCGAACCCGACCGTGATCTCGGTGGCGCCCTCGCCGGACGGCAACGTGTACGCCGTGCCGAGCCCGAAGACGTGCCCCGTCTGCTGTTTGGCGAGGAAGCACGGCGCCGCTTTCGTCGTGATGTCGAGCCCGGCGCCCGGGCCCGGGGCTCCGGCGGCGAGCCCGGGCGAATACAGGACGTCCCCAGCAGGCGTCATGTAGAGCGCCGCGAGATCGTCATTGATTCCCTCGGCGATCGCGATCTGTCCCTCGACATTGCTCAGCATGGCGGTTTGAGCAAAGGGCGGCGGCCACGCGCCCCAGGGCTCCAGGCCGAGCGTGTGGGCCTGGCTCATTATGCCGACGGGTCCTTCCGCCGGTATCTCGACGAGGCCGAGCACCGCCCGCGCCTTTTCATCGGGCCCTCCGGAATGGGCGAGCCTCGGCAAAAGTGAATTCATGTACGGCGGCGCCGTCACGACGACCGCCTCGAGGGGCGTGCATTCGGGCGTGTTGCCGCCGCCGCCGCCGCCGTTGTTGCCGTCGCCGCCGTTGTTGCCGTCGCCGCCGTTGTTGCCGCTGCCGCCGTTTCCGCCGTTGCCGCCGCTTGCCCCCGCGCCACCCGTGCCGGTCGTGCCCGCTGCACCCACGTCGGCGAGGGTGTCCGAACGTGCGCCGCAGCCCGCAGCGGCGGCGAGCGCGAGCGCCGTCCCCGTCACCATCGGGGCCAAGAACCGCATCGAAGTCATCTTCTGCTGCTACCAGACGCGCGCGCGCCGTGTCGACGCCTCCGCACGTCGTTTTCGAGCTTCTCCTCGCGCCGCTTGACCTTCCGCCCGCGCCTGTCGAAGCTACCCGCGTGCACCTCCTCCGGCTGGGCGCCATCGCGGTCGCGCTGATTGCATTGACGCTGCCCCCGCGCGCCCTCGCCGCGCAAGACGCCGCCGCGCAGGACGCCGCAACGCAGGACGCCGCAACGCAGGACGCTGCCGCGCCCGAGCCTTCCGCTGCGCCTTCTGCCGCCGCCGTTCCCCCCGCCCCGACCGCCGCGCCCGCTGCGCTCCTGCCCGAGGCAGTGCCGGTTCGCCTGCGCAAGGAGCTCATTTTCGAGCTCCGCGTCCCGCGCCACGGCGCCTCCGCCAGCGAGCGCGCCCGCGCCGCCGGTGTCGCCCTGCGCGCCGCCGCCGAGAGCGGGACCGATGCGGCCGTGCGCACCGAGCGCCGCGGCGATGCAATCGTGATCCTCGCCGGAGAACGCGCCGTCTTCGAGCTCGGCCCCGAGGACGCCGCCGCCGCGGGGGAGCCCTCCGTCGATGCCCTCGGCAACCAGGTGGCGCAGCGCGTGCGCGAGACGCTCAAGAAAGAGCAAACGCGCTCGGCCGCCCTCGTCACGCTCCTGTCCGCCGCGCTCGTGGTCCTGTCCGGGATCATCGCCCTCTTCTTCGCGCGCAAGATCGGCCAGCTCGCCGACCGCATGCGCGGCTTCCTCGAGGAGCACCCCGAGCGCATCCCGGCGATCAGGCTCCAGTCGATCGAGGTCATCCGGCCCGAGTCGCTCCGCGCGGCCCTGCTCATCGGCACGGCGGCCGCGCGCGTGCTCCTGCGCCTCGGCATCGTCTATGGCTGGGTGCTCATCTCGCTGTCGCTCTTCGAGCCCACGCGGGCCTATGCAGAGCGGCTCTCGGGGTTCGTCTTCGGCCCGCTCTATTCGCTGATCACGCGGCTCATCGGGTCCTTGCCGCTGCTCGTCGTCGCCGCCATCGCGGCCGTCGCGCTCATCGTCCTCGTCCGCTTCATCGGGCTCTTCTTCGAGGGGGTCGCGCGAGGACAGACCACGCTCGACTGGCTCCCCGCCGACCTCGCCGCGCCGACGAGCATCCTCGTGCGGGCCGCCGTGGTGCTCGGCTTCTTCGTGATCGCCGCGCCGCTCGTGACCGGCGACGACGACGGGGCGCTCGTGCGCGCGGTGACCGTGGTCGTCGCCGCGCTCGGCCTCGCGACCACGCCCTTGCTCGCGAGCGCGGCCGTCGGCGTCGCCGTCGTCTATGGCAGGCGCATCTCGGTCGGCGATTTCGCGGAAATCGGCGGGCGCGCCGGGCGCGTGCGCGCGGTGTCGCTGCTCGAGGTCGAGCTCGAGGGCGAGGAAGGGACCACGCGCGTGCCGCACCTTTATACGCTCGTGCAGCCGACGCGCCTCCTCGGCCCCGAGCCGCCGGTGTGCGTCGACGTCGCGCTCGGGGCCGCGGCGATAGGCCAGGACGACGTGCGCGAGCTATTGCTCGAATCGGCTGCGACCGTGGGGAAGGGGGCGCGCGTCGAGGTCTTGCAGATCGACGCCGAGGGAATTCATTACAGGGTCACGATCCGCTCCGCGGCGCTCGGGGCGCGAGGCGAGCTCCTGTCGGTCGTGGCCCAGGCGCTCGCGGCGGCCGAGGTCCCGCTCGGCAGGGCGCGCGCGGCTACGCCAGCCTGAAGATCCTGATCGGCTCTTTTCGTCCCCGCACGTGCAGGGGCTCCGTCGCCGCCGCGCCCGGCAGGTCGAGCCCGCATTGCTGGAAGACGCTCGCCGTCACGACGATGCGCGAGCCGAGCTCCTTGTTCAGCCCCTCCACGCGCGAGGCCACGTTCACGACGTCGCCGATCACCGTGTACTCCTTGCGCTCGGACGAGCCCACGTTGCCGACGAGCGCCTTGCCCGCCGCGAGCCCGATGCCCACCCGCGTCGGCGGAATCGCGCCATCGGCGCAGAGGATCTCGACCTTTTCGACGATCTCGAGCGCCGCCTCCACCGCGTTCTTGCAATCGTTCCCGCCCCGCAGCGGCGCGCCGAACACGGCCATGAAGCCGTCGCCCAGGAACTTGTTCACGATGCCGTGGTGCGCATTCACGCTCTCGACCATGAAGCCGAAGAGCGTGTTCAGATAGCCGACCACCTCCTCGGGGGCCTTGCCCTCCGAGAACGAGGTGAAATTGCGGACGTCGAGGAACATCACGCACACCTCGCGCAGCTCGCTCTTCACGTCCGCCTTCTGCTTGAGGAGCTGCTCCACGACCGCCGGCGAGACGTGCTGACCGAACACGCTGAGGATGCGGCTGCGGTCCTCGACCGACTCGAGCGTGCGGCGGAAACCCTTGCGCAGCCGGCTCGCCACGAACCCCGCCGCGACGCCGCTCGCCAGCAGCACGAGCGCCTTGCTCAGGTGATGCGCCGCCGACGCGAGCACCGCGCTCTGCGTCCCCTCGGTGTCCTGCCCTATCGCCACGAGCGACAGCGCCGCGTATTCGATCGCAGCCACCAAGCCCGAAAAGACGCAAAGCCTCGGATCGAGCCGCAGCGTCGACAGC includes:
- a CDS encoding mechanosensitive ion channel, with amino-acid sequence MHLLRLGAIAVALIALTLPPRALAAQDAAAQDAATQDAATQDAAAPEPSAAPSAAAVPPAPTAAPAALLPEAVPVRLRKELIFELRVPRHGASASERARAAGVALRAAAESGTDAAVRTERRGDAIVILAGERAVFELGPEDAAAAGEPSVDALGNQVAQRVRETLKKEQTRSAALVTLLSAALVVLSGIIALFFARKIGQLADRMRGFLEEHPERIPAIRLQSIEVIRPESLRAALLIGTAAARVLLRLGIVYGWVLISLSLFEPTRAYAERLSGFVFGPLYSLITRLIGSLPLLVVAAIAAVALIVLVRFIGLFFEGVARGQTTLDWLPADLAAPTSILVRAAVVLGFFVIAAPLVTGDDDGALVRAVTVVVAALGLATTPLLASAAVGVAVVYGRRISVGDFAEIGGRAGRVRAVSLLEVELEGEEGTTRVPHLYTLVQPTRLLGPEPPVCVDVALGAAAIGQDDVRELLLESAATVGKGARVEVLQIDAEGIHYRVTIRSAALGARGELLSVVAQALAAAEVPLGRARAATPA
- a CDS encoding adenylate/guanylate cyclase domain-containing protein; protein product: MAKQAVVPGVKGPAPSEPARAPKRLLTPPATLRPLPVQVSFSGVLSQRDPLGDLGRGKRPEGALERALAREILISERFRAQLLAIIFGGTLIAFLAFSASYPDAMAEIFYSQLDRVRVGLLLGGFAAYELFTLRVVERLIRTNQQPSLLRRYVDTLVEASLPTLAIIYYMYLVGPVEALLLPPAFVYFVFILLSTLRLDPRLCVFSGLVAAIEYAALSLVAIGQDTEGTQSAVLASAAHHLSKALVLLASGVAAGFVASRLRKGFRRTLESVEDRSRILSVFGQHVSPAVVEQLLKQKADVKSELREVCVMFLDVRNFTSFSEGKAPEEVVGYLNTLFGFMVESVNAHHGIVNKFLGDGFMAVFGAPLRGGNDCKNAVEAALEIVEKVEILCADGAIPPTRVGIGLAAGKALVGNVGSSERKEYTVIGDVVNVASRVEGLNKELGSRIVVTASVFQQCGLDLPGAAATEPLHVRGRKEPIRIFRLA